Below is a genomic region from Mustela lutreola isolate mMusLut2 chromosome 1, mMusLut2.pri, whole genome shotgun sequence.
TAcagttaaaaatagttttttaagttAAGTAGTTTAGTTTATGATATCTTCAAGGTATTACCTTAGACTCCCcgtaatttgttttgttttaatttttataattcttttgttgttgttgttgataggAAACTGAGtggatcttgaaagttctcacaagaaaaaaattgttactgTGTATGGTAATGGTTGCTAACAGGACTTACGGtatattattttgcaatatatacaaatatgaaatGATCACATTGCATGTCTAAAACTAATATGAATATTATGTCAATaacacctcaataaaaaaataaatgaataacccCTATCTACACCACTGCcaaacagagaataaaataaaactctcagttttctGCAATTTCCTTTAAAGTTCACTTTGTAAATACACCCTGCTCTGTAAATTTTCCAGTGAGTAGAAAAGGTGTCATTAATGTTTTCATTGGTTTATATcagtttctttaaatgttttcactTTAATTGAGAAGAGAGAGCTGATTCTTCTGTCATCTCAGTCTGTATAAGAATTCCCGGAACCACCTGTTGGAGGATTTTATTTGCATCAATATCCTGTGATCTTAACAGTCGGGGATAAAGTAAAGTAATGCAGTTACCGCTCCCATTAGCAAACCTGAATAACCTATAAACCAGTATCTTCCCTGCTGACAAGAAGAACAACTTCTAGTCTGTGGTGTTTAAGATACTTCAAGTTCAATTGGTTTCGTttggaagaagaaagcagaaatcgGTTTAGAGTCTTCTCTGCGCCAGTGGCTTCTTTTGCTTCCACATATTTGGGACTTCTCTTTTCCATCTGCTTTCCTCAGATGAGCTTCCTCTCCAGAGCCTTCCCCTGGGAATATACCTATAGTGAGGAGTAAGGCGACCGTATGGCCAAAAAAATGGACGAAACGGAAACCGGTGGTTGCACCTCCAAGGAAGGAAAGGTCTGTGTGGAAACCTAATGGGGACTCTAGGTCCTtgccatggaaaaaaatgaaagggacaCTTTGGTGTCCTTGTGACGGGCTGGATCCTTGTCACCGGATTCctcctggggggtggaggggtgagaGTGAAGACCTCGCAGTCCGTAGGGCCTCCGTTATCTTGCAAGCCTGCAGGAGGGGTGGCTCCCTCTTTCTGTCCTGTGGAGAGGAGTAGGCAAGTCAGGGAAACAGGCTTGATCACAGAAGCAGGAAGGAGATACTTTAGGTGGTAGCAGGGTGGAAAGATtgggagagagaacgagagaaGGCTTCAAAGGTGGTTGACAAAACTGCAAAGGTCCAACAGAATGAGTCAtgaacgggcgcctgggtggctcagtgggttaggccgctgccttcggctcgggtcatgatctcagagtcctgggatcgagtcccgcatcgggctctctgctcagcggagagcctgcttccctctctctctctgtctgcctctccatctacttgtgatttctctctgtcaaataaataaataaaaatctttaaaaaaaaaaaaaaaaaaaaaaaaaaagaatgagtcatGAACACACCTCATGACCCAGCAGTCCCACACTGGAGAatgtacccaagagaaatgagtgTGTGCATCTCCAAAAGACTACCTTGGGAATGTTCGTAGCAGCCTCATGCACACCAACTTGAGCTGGGGAACAGGGCAAGTGTCCACCAATAGGAGAATGGCTAACCAAGCTGTGTGTGCACGATGAAAAGAAGCCACCAGAAGGAAGAGATACTATCACAACAGCATGGAGGCCTCCCATGGGTGTTACGTTGGACAAAAGGAGTTGGACATAAAAGTGTACATACTTATATAACTGATCTGtggttaaaaaattttcaaaaagtgaCTAATTTACACTTAAGGTATGTGTTATTTTGTGGAAAAAGTAGAATTCTTGAGATTGATCCAGGGGGTTGTCACATGGATGtggaggtacacacacacacacacatttacacacatgtTTACACATATAACACACATATACGTGTATATGTAAAATGTGATCAGTCTGTGCATTTAAGATTTGTCTATGTTATTGTTCATAAATTATAACTGAATAAAGGAAGTTCAGTGGAGAAAAAGAattaacattaagaaaataaaaataaccgcCCCTCCCAAAGGCTGTTAATCCAAGAGGTCTGCTTCACTTCCCCAGCAGCGAGGAAGGGGAACCAGCACTGAGAACCAGGATGAAATTAGTTTTTGAGAAGAAATTTGGATCGGACTCTGGTGTCCAGGTCTTCTCTACTTCTCTGTATCAGCCCACTGAACTGGCTATGAAGTAGTGAGCTTTCCTTCAGAAAATCATTCCTTCCCTTTCTTGGAGGCTTACAATACAGGCCTGAAATGGGCTGAGTGTGCATGATGGAAAAATAAAGGCCCCACAGGAGGCTGAGAGTGCTGACTGCTAACAAAGAGCTGGATTCCCCTTGCCTTTAGAACAACCTAGATCAGATTTCTTGGTCGGACAGGAAATGCCTATCGCCTGCCCGTGTCCGTAGCTCCTTCTGGAGATTCTGTTTTACCCACAACCCCCGGGAATCCCTACAGGTCCTTGGCGGAGGGACACTCAGCTCATGCATTGGCTGACCAATGACCAATCAGTTTCTCATttgagaatttcaacaaagagacTCAGTTGGTGGAAGATGGTAGTAGAAAGTGTAGGGGAAGGACAAGAGTGTTAGGTTTTGGCCAGTTGTAAGTAGGGAAGCCAGTCTTTCCATAGAAGCTATAGCACGGGAAGacccaaaaaaagagagacaagagaCTACGTGGTAACAGTTTGGTGATGAGAGTGGCCTTGGTTCTTGACTTTCCAGGGCTGATCCTTCTGAAGCCTGGCTGTGCTCAAGGCTCATGGACATAGCCGTTAGTAATCACTCCACCTCCAACTCTACTCTTTTCTTGAGCTAATTTGAATGGGCGTCTATTCCTTGAATTAAATACTGACCCTTTCTTGCATACCCACCCAGGCTGCTGAGTATTGAAACCCTATGACTAAAACTAGATTAAGTTGTTTCAAACCACAGAAGATGATTAAATCCCACATCACTTATTCTTTTCTCCTACACAGTTAGAACAGTTCTGAACCTTTGTAACATGAAAACTTTCTGTAAGAGGAGAATCCAGTCCCTAGCGGAGAAGCTAGCTTTGTTCTTAAGTTCCATCTTGACACTTTTGTTATTAGATCAGACTTAGCTAGGCCCGAGCTCTGCTATTCAGTATGCTTGTATTCCAGCTGTTAAACCAACCACCTGCCTCTCGTGTTCATCTCATTTCTTAAATCGGACACTACTCACGAAATCTCCCTGCTGACTGTGGGGTATTAGAGCCAGCTAGGCAACTTTTCTCTAATTCTGGGAGATCCAGCAGTGTTCAGGGCTCTTTTCTGGGTATTTCCAAGGTCTCCAGATCAAGATACAAGCTTGTCCCAGCAACCAACCCAAGAATGTGGCAGGACCACATAAAACTACATTCTTCTGGCAAACTAGATACATGATGACTATTTCAGGTCACTGGTCGGCCGGCACAAGTGTTCTGAAATGTGGGAACCACAGGGATTGATTTGGGAAACTGTCCCAGGGTAAGGCCACACATCTGAGTGAGGAGGTTGATGCAGTTCATGGTCTCCAGCTCCGGCTGAGTTGACGCTGCTCATCcattcttttgtttctccttgtTCTGCTCCATCCTGCTGTCTTCTAAACCTTTGACATTCTTCTCAAAGCCTCTTCAAAATTCTCATTCTTCATTCCTTTGAAGAATTCTCTTCAAAAGTCTGTCTTTCTAAGTAGACTACCTTGCCTCATATTTCAGAAAAGAAACGTCAGTGATCTGCCATGAACTTCTTTGGTTCCTATTTCTCTCACTTTAGAGAAAAGTCTACATAGTTCCAGCTCaattcccacccctcccctcatATTTAATCTACTAGAATATGACTATGCTTTTCCTACTCCACAAAAGCTATTTTGGCAAAAACATCAATGGTCCCAAGCTTTTACCACGTTGGTTCCAGAGGTCTAGGCACCATTTCCTGTCCTTTTTGCCTGGATCACTCTTAAGCAGAGTTCATGCCTCAGTCCCTCGGGGAAGCCTTTCCTACCCTGAGGCTGGCTTAAGGCCCTTGGCAGTATATTTCCACACCACCCTGGGAGTCCATTTTTGGAATACTCATCAGCCAGGTTATGACTATTCAGTGGTTATATTCCTCATCCACTGAAATACCCACATGGCCATCCTGTAGACCAGTGTCTTCTCACCCCTAGCTCAGGGCCTGCAGTGGAATGCAACCGATCGAGAGAAATCTCTGTTCTGTAATTGCAAAAGTCACCATCTTTCCACCTCTCAGGGATAATGTgatcattataaataaatgttttttaatatgtAACATATTAACATGCCACCAAAGGCACTGAAGGTCATACATGAGAGCCCTCCTGCGACCTTAATCAGACCAAAGTAGGCCAACTATTTCAAAGCAGATTGAAAACGCTTTGAGCAGAAGAGCATAGTGTGTAAAAGCACAGACTCTAGAACCAGGCTCCCGGCGTTCTCCCGTTTAGGAACCTTGACCGTTGACAGGTTCCTTAACTTTTCTgagtctcttttctttatttcgaAAAAGGAGAGAATAATACTCACTGCTTTGTTGTATTATCTGAAATAAGATATGTAAAGAGCTCAGAACACGTCTGACCCACAGTACGCATTTACTAGGTGTTTTCTACTGTTATTATTCATCTTGAACGTTATGGAAAGATTCTATCAACATAAGCCCCATTTTCTTGGGCTCATGTGATCATactttacagatttatttatttatttatttgacagacagagatcacaagcagacagagaggcaggcaggggcagggggaagcaggctccctgctgagcagagcgcgctatgtggggctcgatcccaggaccctgagatcatgacccgagccaaaggcagaggctgaacccactgagccacccaggacatAGTCAAGAAGTTGGATGAAAGACAGGCAGGTGCTGAAGGCTCTCTGTAGGTTTTTGTGAAGCTCAGTGAGTATTTAATTCCAGTCCCAGAAAATGTTCAATAATAACTTACATTTGAATTTAGAGCATAATAAAACATCAAGCCCAAATATTGCCTGAAGTTTGGATATCAACTTTAAGTGGATTTATTTTAGTCTAGACATGAAATGCATAGCATACCAAAagctatgactttttttttgttgtttaaaggaTGAGaagttccttttctttaaaacgaaaaacaaacacacaattaCCTGCAGTCTGTGGTTATTTGGGCAGACAACAGCCGGTCTGTGATGAACAGTACTGATTTTTAAGAGAAGTAAGCTTTATGCATGGAGTTCAAGTGTGCCGTTCTTCCTTTATGCGGCTCGTGGAATCGTGGGTGCTTCCGGAGGTGAGCCAGAAAGGAACACGGGTCCTGTGATGAGTTCTCACACAATAACGGGCAACTGAGTTTATTTTGCAGACCCCAGCATGACCGGCTATTTTGGCAAATCTCTAgttttacagagaaagagcttGGAGGCCAGCGAGTGTCACCAAGGCCTGTTTCCATTCCGTGCTCCCAACTAGCCCCTTCCCCTGTGCAGACTCTGCTGTGCCGGGTGCTGTGGCAAACGCGGGGATGCTAAAGACACAGGCCCGGGCCTGGAGAGGAGGGCAGGTGCTGCAACGACACGGCTCTGGGACACCGAGCGGAATGCGGCCCGAGCCGCGGCTGATGACGGTTCACAGACGTCAGCGACAGAGAGAGCCTGCAGTTTCCAGCTGGGTCGTAGGAAAGCCTTTGCGGGGCAATGCTGTCCTGATGGCGAGACAGAGCTGCACGGGGGAGGtgagagcaggaagagggagcagcCTCGCAGTGGGAGAGGCCAGGGTGAGTCCTGACACCCACTGGGTCCTCGAGCCGCCCGCTGGAGCCCTGGCTGCCCAGACAGAAGAGAGCTGCACGGGAAGGATTTCCGAGCCGTCTCAGGGACGGCGGCGAAGCGTGAGCCAGATCCACAAGTCAAATCTGACCATTTAATTAGTGGTTTTTAGATGTGAACAAACCTGCAATCTCATTATAACTCGTTCAGTTGCATATTTACAATGATTCCCCCTGAAGAGGCTTCACTTTCTGGAAAGATGTCAGGTGGCTAGTTCTGTTTTACAATgccttatttttctatgtatctattatttttaaaagatatttatttatttacttatttgacagagagacacagcgagagagcgggaacacaagcaggaggagtgggagagggagaagcaggctccccactgagcagggagcccgatgcaggactcgatcccaggaccctgggatcatgacctgagtcataggcaggcgcttaacaactgagccacccaggtgcccctacaatgcCTCTTTTAGATATCACCTTCCACAGGTGAGGCTTGGGAGTCTGGTCTTGGGAACGGGGCTGGTGTTATTTGTaacatctcctctctctctgatcgAGAGAGTTCGGGCAGAGGTTGGGCAAGGTGACCTCTGGTGGTCCTCCCCAGCCGTGAGGTCTCGGTCCCTCTCCACGCTATGTGagccttgggggaggggagcaaagAATGTGTTGGGGGATGAGTCGGGTTTGGCCGAGCCTCTGCAGAGCCCGCAGGGACTTGGTTTGATCCTGGGTCTCGTCTCCCTGAACAGTATCTGGTTCTGGAAC
It encodes:
- the ODAPH gene encoding odontogenesis associated phosphoprotein; the encoded protein is MAHGLRFSDWLLVCWAAVAVAAGQKEGATPPAGLQDNGGPTDCEVFTLTPPPPRRNPVTRIQPVTRTPKCPFHFFPWQGPRVPIRFPHRPFLPWRCNHRFPFRPFFWPYGRLTPHYRYIPRGRLWRGSSSEESRWKREVPNMWKQKKPLAQRRL